From Desulfobacterales bacterium, the proteins below share one genomic window:
- a CDS encoding DUF4258 domain-containing protein yields MKVRFYIDPETNQPHIYNHDVDENEVETILKKTAEDRPGREGSRVAIGRTKNGRFLRVIYVPDPEPDSIFVITAYDLKGKPLKAYKKRLKKKGK; encoded by the coding sequence ATGAAAGTTCGTTTTTATATTGATCCAGAAACCAACCAGCCGCATATTTATAATCACGATGTGGATGAAAACGAAGTTGAAACTATATTGAAAAAAACCGCTGAAGACCGTCCGGGTCGTGAAGGCTCTCGTGTTGCGATAGGCCGGACTAAAAACGGGCGCTTTTTGCGTGTAATTTACGTGCCTGATCCTGAGCCTGATAGTATATTTGTGATTACAGCATACGATTTGAAGGGTAAGCCGCTTAAAGCATATAAAAAACGACTGAAGAAAAAGGGCAAATGA
- a CDS encoding phosphoribosylformylglycinamidine synthase subunit PurQ — protein sequence MPSNIKKQDINALVLCGYGLNCDLETAHALELAGAHAKRVHINSVIDGSVDLSNFQLMVFVGGFSWGDDHGAGVIQAVRMKKNAGEKILKFVDAGNLVMGICNGFQTIVNLGLLPGFDGNYQDRSVALTFNDCGNFRDDWVHLNINVKSPCVFTKGLSHIELPIRHGEGKFVADAAVMSRLINENQVVCRYASPDGAPAAGRFPDNPNGSMHDIAGICDPTGRIFGLMPHPEAFNHATNHPDWGRFKEQSNRGEFKQTTSMITGIRLFETAINNFWL from the coding sequence ATGCCTTCTAATATTAAAAAACAGGATATAAACGCCCTCGTCCTTTGCGGTTACGGCTTGAACTGCGACCTCGAAACCGCCCATGCCCTTGAACTGGCGGGCGCCCATGCAAAACGGGTGCACATCAATTCGGTGATTGACGGCTCAGTGGATCTCTCGAATTTTCAGCTAATGGTTTTTGTGGGCGGCTTTTCCTGGGGTGATGACCACGGCGCCGGGGTTATCCAGGCGGTGCGCATGAAGAAAAACGCGGGCGAGAAGATCCTGAAATTCGTGGATGCAGGCAACCTGGTGATGGGCATCTGCAACGGGTTTCAAACTATCGTGAACCTTGGGCTTTTGCCCGGATTTGACGGCAATTACCAGGACCGCTCAGTAGCCCTGACATTTAACGACTGCGGTAACTTCCGGGACGACTGGGTGCACCTGAATATAAATGTTAAATCCCCTTGTGTTTTTACCAAAGGCTTATCCCATATTGAACTCCCCATCCGCCACGGGGAGGGGAAATTTGTAGCGGATGCGGCGGTTATGAGTCGCCTGATCAACGAAAACCAGGTCGTCTGCCGCTACGCATCCCCGGATGGTGCCCCGGCTGCCGGCCGCTTTCCGGATAACCCTAACGGGTCCATGCATGATATCGCCGGCATCTGCGACCCCACCGGCCGGATTTTCGGTTTGATGCCCCATCCGGAAGCATTTAATCATGCCACCAATCATCCGGACTGGGGGCGGTTCAAAGAGCAATCAAACCGTGGTGAATTTAAACAGACAACTTCCATGATCACGGGTATACGCCTGTTTGAAACTGCTATTAATAATTTTTGGTTATAG
- a CDS encoding AIR synthase-related protein: MANRLEITLKPELFDAEGEGIRKKAVAYFRRPLQSVRTIQALTIDAELSPEQLEIIRTEIFTNPVIQTSSYDPLPVGFDWCVWVGFRPGVRDNPASTAVEAIQDVLEMQFPEGADVYTSRRYCLIGEGLTRSDAELIARELLSNDIIQQTRVFSKSEWDPETGIGLIIPKVYLDHTPTVTTIPIDSDETLKRISDERNLALNPNDIPVIRSYFTEPAVQADRKQMGLSDPTDVELEYISQARSDHCNHNTFQGLFRYTDLDTGKTEVLDDLFKTFIKKPTLELADKKDWVISVLWDNAGVGRFDADHYYVITGETHNSPSNMEAYGGAITGIVGVYRDPLGTGLGSRLVMGSYGFCVGPRDYDGDLKPRLHPRRLLDGVIEGVRDGGNKSGIPTTFGQVIFDPGYMGKCLVYVTAVGIMPSEVAGKPAEQKTTSPEDRIIMCGGRVGKDGIHGVTASSETFSEHTPAGHVQIGAPYTQKKMHDFLLEARDQGLIQFITDNGGGGLSSSVGESARFSNGCEVRLDQVPLKYSGLDQWEIWVSESQERMTVAVRPEDVDRFMALSEKHAVESTVIGRYTDSGKLHLKYDRQTCAYVNMDLLQSGFPQWEFDAEWRCPEYRGLYEPVLGPPADYNRLLCDLLARPNIASREWITRQYDHEVQGGSVIKPLVGAERDVNSDAVVLRPVLSSSRGLVFAQAMLPMYSAIDAYHMTTCTIDEAVRRMIAVGADPDHIGGVDNFCWPSIQYDPEKNPDGRFKAAQLVRSCRALSDTCMAYEIPLLSGKDSMYVDGHLPGRYGETHKLSALESLQFSTIGVIADIERTVTMEVKRPGDFVYVLGETCDELGASEYYAAFGYTGRNVPCVYHDSFMKTYRGLYQAINKGLVASAHGIYRGGLGVHLAMTAMGGNLGLNANISKAPGAQSLRADHLLFSETPGRFIISLAPENAPAFEALFEPGQFACIGEATDKPVLDVFEDKRSLISVSVVDLKSAWKRPFSGLI, from the coding sequence ATGGCCAATCGCCTCGAAATCACCTTAAAACCTGAGCTTTTTGATGCCGAAGGCGAGGGCATCCGCAAAAAGGCGGTCGCCTATTTCCGCCGGCCGTTGCAAAGCGTGCGAACCATCCAGGCTTTGACCATTGATGCAGAGCTCTCGCCTGAGCAGCTGGAGATTATCCGGACGGAGATATTTACCAACCCGGTGATTCAAACCTCTTCCTATGATCCGCTGCCCGTTGGATTTGACTGGTGCGTGTGGGTGGGCTTTCGGCCGGGTGTGCGGGATAATCCGGCCAGCACCGCAGTCGAGGCGATTCAGGATGTGCTGGAAATGCAGTTTCCGGAGGGCGCGGATGTGTATACTTCCCGCCGTTACTGCCTTATCGGAGAGGGGTTAACCCGATCCGATGCGGAGCTGATCGCCCGGGAGCTTTTGTCAAATGATATTATCCAGCAGACCCGGGTATTTTCCAAATCCGAATGGGATCCGGAGACCGGTATCGGCTTGATCATCCCGAAGGTCTACCTGGACCACACCCCTACGGTCACCACCATACCGATTGATTCCGACGAGACCCTGAAACGGATAAGCGATGAGCGCAACCTGGCGCTGAATCCTAACGACATTCCGGTCATCCGCAGCTATTTCACGGAACCTGCAGTGCAGGCGGACAGAAAACAGATGGGCCTGTCAGACCCCACGGATGTGGAGCTTGAATATATCTCCCAGGCCAGAAGCGACCACTGCAATCACAATACCTTCCAGGGGCTGTTTCGCTATACCGATCTCGATACCGGGAAAACCGAGGTGCTGGATGATCTGTTTAAAACTTTTATTAAAAAGCCTACACTGGAGTTGGCGGATAAAAAAGACTGGGTGATATCCGTCCTCTGGGATAATGCGGGCGTGGGCCGGTTTGATGCGGATCATTATTATGTGATCACCGGGGAGACTCACAATTCCCCCTCCAATATGGAGGCCTACGGCGGGGCTATCACGGGGATTGTGGGCGTATACCGCGATCCGCTGGGTACGGGCCTTGGCTCCCGGCTGGTCATGGGAAGCTACGGTTTCTGTGTGGGCCCGCGCGATTATGACGGGGATTTGAAGCCCCGGCTCCATCCCAGGCGCCTATTGGACGGCGTTATCGAGGGCGTAAGGGACGGGGGCAATAAAAGCGGCATCCCGACCACCTTCGGCCAGGTGATTTTTGATCCCGGCTACATGGGAAAATGCCTGGTATACGTGACGGCTGTGGGAATCATGCCCTCAGAGGTCGCCGGCAAACCGGCTGAGCAAAAAACCACAAGCCCGGAGGATCGTATCATCATGTGCGGCGGCCGGGTCGGAAAAGACGGCATCCACGGGGTGACCGCATCTTCTGAGACCTTCTCCGAGCACACGCCAGCCGGCCACGTGCAGATCGGGGCCCCCTACACCCAGAAAAAAATGCATGATTTTCTGCTGGAAGCCAGGGATCAGGGGCTCATCCAGTTTATCACGGATAACGGCGGCGGCGGGCTTTCCTCGTCCGTGGGCGAATCCGCCCGGTTTTCAAACGGCTGTGAGGTCCGGCTCGATCAGGTGCCCCTTAAATACAGCGGCCTGGATCAATGGGAGATCTGGGTCTCCGAATCCCAGGAGCGGATGACCGTGGCGGTCAGACCTGAGGATGTGGACCGGTTTATGGCCTTATCCGAAAAACACGCGGTGGAGAGCACGGTGATCGGCAGATATACTGATTCCGGAAAACTTCATCTCAAATATGATCGCCAAACCTGCGCCTATGTGAACATGGATCTGCTTCAATCCGGGTTTCCGCAGTGGGAGTTTGATGCAGAGTGGCGATGCCCGGAATATCGCGGGCTTTATGAGCCGGTGCTCGGGCCGCCCGCGGATTACAACCGCCTATTATGCGATCTGCTGGCCCGGCCCAATATCGCATCCAGGGAATGGATCACCCGCCAGTACGACCATGAAGTCCAGGGCGGCAGTGTCATCAAACCGCTTGTGGGGGCGGAGCGGGATGTAAACAGCGATGCCGTGGTGCTGCGGCCGGTCCTATCATCCAGCCGGGGCCTGGTGTTTGCCCAGGCCATGCTGCCCATGTATTCGGCCATTGACGCCTATCACATGACCACCTGTACCATCGATGAGGCGGTCCGGCGGATGATCGCCGTGGGGGCTGACCCGGACCATATCGGCGGGGTGGACAACTTCTGCTGGCCGAGCATCCAGTATGATCCGGAAAAAAATCCGGACGGCAGGTTCAAGGCGGCCCAGCTGGTCCGGTCCTGCCGGGCGCTTTCAGATACCTGCATGGCCTATGAAATCCCGCTTTTGTCCGGAAAGGACTCCATGTACGTGGACGGCCATCTGCCGGGCAGATACGGAGAAACCCACAAACTCTCCGCCCTGGAATCCCTCCAGTTTTCAACCATCGGCGTGATTGCAGACATTGAGCGAACCGTGACCATGGAAGTGAAAAGGCCCGGCGATTTTGTCTATGTCCTGGGCGAAACTTGCGATGAACTCGGGGCCTCCGAATATTACGCGGCCTTCGGATATACCGGCAGAAACGTGCCCTGCGTGTACCATGATTCATTCATGAAAACCTATCGGGGGCTATATCAGGCCATTAACAAAGGATTGGTCGCCTCAGCCCACGGTATCTACCGGGGCGGGTTGGGCGTGCATCTTGCTATGACCGCCATGGGCGGAAACCTCGGCCTGAATGCGAATATCAGCAAGGCACCGGGGGCTCAATCCCTGCGTGCGGATCACCTCCTGTTCTCGGAAACCCCGGGCCGGTTTATTATCTCCCTCGCGCCCGAGAATGCGCCGGCGTTTGAAGCCTTGTTCGAACCCGGCCAATTCGCCTGCATCGGGGAAGCCACGGATAAACCTGTTTTGGATGTTTTTGAGGACAAGCGCTCGCTTATTTCGGTTTCGGTGGTTGATTTGAAATCTGCCTGGAAAAGGCCGTTCAGCGGGTTGATATAG
- a CDS encoding type II toxin-antitoxin system HicB family antitoxin, with amino-acid sequence MKKKRYIYWQDEGLWIGYLEEYPDYWTQGETIEELKENLRDIYNDLESGNIPCARKVAELDVA; translated from the coding sequence ATGAAAAAAAAGCGCTACATATACTGGCAGGATGAAGGTTTATGGATTGGATACCTTGAGGAATATCCGGATTACTGGACACAGGGTGAGACTATAGAGGAATTGAAAGAAAATTTGCGCGATATTTATAATGATCTTGAAAGCGGAAATATTCCTTGTGCCAGGAAAGTCGCCGAATTGGATGTCGCATGA
- a CDS encoding GspE/PulE family protein — MPTEKAHPFSDKSVCTILVKQGLLTKEQAREIFENKARIRANLEKTRADQGGAQSGSSNVKNPVTIVDVIVSFKFNRADKPAQELDEDAIFHALADEWGYPYKKIDPVKLDLNLVTTTIPRNFAMKNLVLPIGVESGRLIVATANPFNSEVVEDLGRVSQMPIKMVVTAKSDVIRLINEFFGFKRSIAAAEVQFGGPSIDLGNLEQYVRLKSPDELPANDQHIVNAVNHLFSYAFDQRASDIHIEPKREAVLIRMRIDGVLHTVYQLPKKVHSAIVSRIKSLSRLDIAEKRRPQDGRIKTDKGDVEVEIRISSVPVAFGEKVVMRIMDPDILFQEVENLGFTADDFAKYQQMFSMPYGLILVCGPTGSGKSTTLYSTLRRISTPDINITTVEDPIEMIHEEFNQIAVQPAVNVTFATILRNILRQDPDVVMVGELRDLETVQNAIQTALTGHLVLSTLHTNDAPSAIIRLLDIGLPHFLIQATLTGVLSQRLVRKICPKCIESFEMESEQLRRMGLDLGSNGHVTLYRGRGCIHCRYTGYYGRTSVFEVMPYTKTLRQKTTASADLGDIREQALKEGMLTLRENAVKKLMAGITTYQEVMRVTWEQE, encoded by the coding sequence ATGCCAACTGAAAAAGCGCACCCTTTTTCCGACAAATCCGTTTGCACCATTCTGGTTAAGCAAGGGCTGCTGACCAAGGAGCAGGCCCGCGAAATATTCGAGAATAAAGCGCGCATCCGGGCCAATCTGGAGAAGACGCGGGCCGATCAAGGTGGTGCCCAGTCTGGAAGCAGCAATGTCAAAAATCCGGTCACCATTGTCGATGTGATTGTCTCCTTTAAATTCAACCGGGCGGATAAGCCGGCGCAGGAGCTGGACGAGGATGCGATTTTTCATGCCCTGGCGGATGAATGGGGCTATCCCTATAAAAAAATTGATCCGGTAAAGCTGGATCTCAATCTGGTCACCACCACCATCCCCAGAAATTTTGCCATGAAAAATCTGGTCCTGCCGATCGGGGTGGAGAGCGGCCGGCTGATTGTGGCCACGGCCAACCCATTTAATTCCGAGGTGGTTGAAGACCTGGGCCGTGTTAGCCAGATGCCGATAAAAATGGTGGTCACGGCCAAGTCCGATGTGATCCGGCTGATCAACGAGTTCTTCGGGTTCAAGCGCTCCATTGCCGCTGCTGAAGTCCAATTCGGCGGCCCGTCCATCGATCTGGGCAACCTGGAGCAGTATGTGCGCTTGAAATCCCCGGACGAGCTGCCGGCCAATGATCAGCATATTGTCAATGCGGTCAACCATCTGTTCAGCTATGCGTTTGATCAGCGGGCGAGCGATATCCACATAGAACCCAAGCGCGAAGCGGTATTGATCCGCATGCGCATTGACGGGGTGCTCCATACGGTCTATCAACTCCCCAAGAAGGTTCATTCCGCCATTGTCAGCCGGATTAAAAGCCTCTCCCGTCTTGATATCGCGGAAAAGCGGCGGCCCCAGGACGGCCGGATAAAGACGGATAAGGGCGATGTGGAGGTAGAGATCCGGATTTCCAGCGTACCGGTGGCGTTTGGCGAAAAAGTTGTCATGCGGATTATGGACCCGGATATCCTGTTTCAGGAAGTGGAGAATCTGGGCTTTACGGCGGATGATTTTGCGAAATACCAGCAGATGTTTTCCATGCCCTATGGGCTGATTCTGGTGTGCGGCCCGACCGGCAGCGGCAAATCAACCACCCTGTATTCCACTTTGCGGCGGATCTCCACGCCGGATATCAATATTACCACGGTGGAAGACCCCATTGAAATGATCCACGAGGAGTTCAACCAGATCGCGGTTCAGCCGGCGGTGAATGTGACATTTGCCACCATCCTCAGAAATATTCTGCGCCAGGACCCGGATGTGGTCATGGTGGGCGAGCTTCGGGATCTGGAGACTGTCCAGAACGCCATCCAGACCGCCCTGACCGGGCATCTGGTATTGTCCACGCTTCATACCAATGATGCCCCGTCCGCCATTATCCGGCTGCTTGATATTGGCCTGCCGCATTTTCTGATTCAAGCGACATTGACCGGGGTGCTCTCCCAGCGCCTCGTCAGAAAGATATGCCCCAAATGCATTGAATCTTTTGAAATGGAGAGCGAGCAGCTCCGCCGGATGGGCCTGGATTTAGGCAGTAACGGCCATGTCACGCTTTACCGGGGCAGGGGGTGTATTCACTGCCGGTATACCGGCTATTACGGCCGGACCTCGGTTTTTGAGGTCATGCCATACACCAAAACATTGCGCCAGAAAACCACGGCGTCTGCGGATCTCGGGGATATACGCGAGCAGGCGCTGAAAGAGGGGATGCTTACCCTCAGGGAAAACGCGGTCAAGAAGTTAATGGCCGGCATCACCACGTATCAGGAGGTGATGCGGGTTACCTGGGAGCAGGAATAA
- the rseP gene encoding RIP metalloprotease RseP, which produces MSMIIGIVIVLGVLIFFHELGHFLCAKAFGVGVEKFSLGFGPKIVSKKVGRTEYCLSAIPLGGFVKMVGEQPDEEIDPADEAVSFTQKTVGKRMLIVAAGPLFNFFLAILIFFFVFGVSGLMVLQPVIGEVKDESPAKSAGLKPGDRIARINDQPIENWSEMAGIITQSADRPLEILVERGGQTIEMRIAPEKQSVENIFGEKQTRYVIGITAAGETSTKRMGLIDAFKESLVRTYMITKLTVVSVVKLIQGAISVKTLGGPIMIAQMAGEQAEQGAVNLLFFIALVSINLGILNLLPIPVLDGGHLMFFSIEAATGRPVSLKAREVAQQVGILLLMMLMVFVFYNDIMRIVSG; this is translated from the coding sequence CCATTTTCTTTGCGCCAAGGCCTTTGGCGTGGGCGTGGAAAAATTTTCCCTGGGCTTTGGGCCGAAAATTGTCAGCAAAAAAGTCGGCCGCACGGAATACTGCCTCTCCGCCATTCCCCTGGGCGGATTCGTTAAAATGGTGGGCGAGCAGCCGGATGAGGAAATCGATCCGGCGGATGAGGCCGTATCCTTTACCCAAAAGACGGTGGGCAAGCGGATGCTCATTGTGGCGGCCGGGCCGTTGTTCAATTTTTTTCTGGCGATTTTGATTTTCTTTTTCGTCTTTGGGGTGTCCGGTCTCATGGTGCTGCAGCCCGTGATCGGCGAAGTTAAAGACGAGTCCCCGGCCAAATCCGCCGGGCTTAAGCCCGGCGACCGCATTGCGCGCATCAATGATCAGCCGATTGAGAATTGGTCGGAAATGGCCGGAATAATTACCCAAAGCGCCGACCGGCCGCTTGAAATTCTGGTAGAGCGGGGCGGGCAAACGATCGAGATGCGAATCGCCCCGGAAAAACAAAGCGTTGAAAATATTTTCGGTGAAAAGCAGACCCGGTATGTCATCGGGATTACGGCCGCCGGAGAAACCTCGACCAAACGGATGGGCCTGATCGATGCCTTCAAGGAGAGTCTTGTCCGCACCTACATGATTACCAAGCTTACCGTTGTAAGCGTTGTCAAGCTGATTCAGGGGGCGATTTCCGTTAAAACCCTGGGCGGCCCGATCATGATTGCCCAGATGGCGGGGGAGCAGGCAGAGCAGGGCGCGGTAAACCTTTTGTTTTTTATCGCCCTGGTCAGTATCAACCTGGGGATTTTAAATCTTCTGCCCATCCCCGTGCTGGACGGCGGGCACCTCATGTTTTTCTCCATTGAGGCGGCCACCGGCCGGCCCGTCAGCCTAAAGGCCCGCGAGGTCGCCCAACAGGTGGGGATTCTGCTTTTGATGATGCTCATGGTGTTTGTCTTCTATAATGATATCATGCGGATTGTGTCGGGGTGA